From Glycine soja cultivar W05 chromosome 4, ASM419377v2, whole genome shotgun sequence, the proteins below share one genomic window:
- the LOC114409049 gene encoding probable WRKY transcription factor 17, which produces MAVELMGFPQMGEQKAIEEAAAEGLKGMEHLLRLLSHQPSHLRTHHTDATVSNFKKLISLLNRRTGHARFRRAPLPSTSNSLAPSPPPANPVTFAPSQSQSLTLDFSKPNMFNTTNAKSMDLEFSKETFSVSSNSSFMSSAITGDGSVSNGKLGSSLFLTPPPVSAGKPPLSFAPIKKRCHDHREHSDDISGKLSGSSKCHCIKRRKNRVKKTVRVPAISSKVADIPPDEYSWRKYGQKPIKGSPYPRGYYKCSTVRGCPARKHVERASDDPTMLIVTYEGEHRHSIQTAMQENISGGVGLVFEST; this is translated from the exons ATGGCAGTGGAGCTGATGGGGTTCCCCCAAATGGGCGAACAGAAGGCAATTGAAGAAGCAGCCGCCGAAGGCCTCAAGGGCATGGAACACCTCCTCCGTCTCCTCTCCCATCAACCTTCCCACCTCCGCACTCACCACACCGACGCCACCGTTTCCAACTTCAAAAAACTCATCTCCCTTCTCAACCGCCGCACCGGCCATGCCCGTTTCCGCCGCGCACCCCTCCCTTCCACTTCCAACTCTCTCGCCCCATCCCCTCCACCGGCTAACCCGGTCACCTTCGCCCCTTCGCAGTCACAGAGTCTAACCCTCGATTTCTCAAAACCTAACATGTTCAACACCACCAACGCCAAATCCATGGACCTCGAGTTCTCTAAAGAAACCTTCAGCGTCTCCTCCAACTCCTCCTTCATGTCCTCCGCTATCACCGGCGACGGTAGCGTCTCCAATGGCAAACTAGGATCCTCCCTCTTCCTCACTCCTCCGCCAGTCTCCGCCGGAAAACCTCCTCTCTCGTTTGCTCCGATCAAGAAGAGGTGCCACGACCACCGCGAGCACTCCGACGACATCTCCGGGAAACTCTCCGGCTCCAGCAAGTGCCACTGCATCAAGAGAAG gAAGAATCGTGTGAAGAAAACGGTTAGAGTTCCGGCGATTAGTTCGAAGGTCGCCGATATTCCGCCGGATGAGTACTCGTGGAGGAAGTACGGACAGAAGCCGATCAAGGGATCACCGTACCCGAG GGGGTATTACAAGTGCAGTACCGTGAGAGGGTGCCCGGCGAGGAAACACGTGGAGCGTGCTTCGGACGATCCGACGATGTTGATTGTAACGTACGAGGGGGAGCACCGACACTCGATTCAGACCGCGATGCAGGAGAACATTTCCGGGGGAGTGGGTTTGGTATTCGAGTCAACGTGA
- the LOC114409050 gene encoding probable sarcosine oxidase gives MESNSEFDVIIIGAGVMGSSTAYHATKRGLKTLLLEQFDFLHHCGSSHGESRTIRLTYPHHYYYPLVMDSYRLWQEAQAQVGYQIYFKAHHMDMAHHNEPAMRALIDYCRNLQIPFKLLGRQELADKFSGRIDIPEGWVGLSNEHGGVIKPTKAVAMFQTLAYKNGAVLKDNTKVIDIKKEGGTGGVEVFTAGGEKFRGRKCVVTVGAWAKKLVKAVSGVELPIEPLETHVCYWRVKEGQEGKFAIGSGFPTFASFQKDIYVYGTPTLEFPGLIKVGVHGGEPCDPDKRPWGAAVMMEKLKEWVEFTFKGMVESTEPVIKQSCIYSMTPDEDFLIDFLGGDFGKDVVLGAGFSGHGFKMAPVIGRILTDLAVHGETKSHDISYFRIARFRITSMI, from the coding sequence ATGGAGTCCAATTCAGAGTTCGACGTGATTATCATCGGAGCTGGCGTCATGGGCAGCTCCACCGCCTACCACGCCACCAAACGCGGCCTTAAAACCCTTCTCCTGGAACAGTTCGACTTCCTCCACCACTGTGGCTCCTCCCACGGCGAATCCCGCACCATCCGCCTCACCTATCCCCACCACTACTACTACCCTTTAGTCATGGACTCTTACCGCCTCTGGCAAGAGGCGCAGGCCCAAGTCGGCTACCAGATCTACTTCAAGGCCCATCACATGGACATGGCCCATCACAACGAGCCCGCCATGCGCGCCCTCATCGACTACTGCCGCAACCTCCAAATCCCCTTCAAACTCCTCGGCCGCCAAGAGCTCGCCGACAAATTCTCCGGCCGCATCGACATCCCGGAGGGTTGGGTGGGCCTCTCCAACGAGCACGGAGGCGTCATCAAGCCCACAAAAGCAGTGGCCATGTTCCAAACCCTAGCCTACAAAAACGGCGCCGTCTTGAAGGACAACACCAAGGTCATCGACATCAAGAAAGAGGGCGGCACAGGTGGGGTCGAGGTTTTCACAGCGGGGGGTGAAAAATTCCGCGGTAGAAAATGCGTGGTAACTGTAGGGGCGTGGGCGAAGAAATTAGTTAAAGCCGTTAGCGGGGTGGAACTGCCGATCGAGCCACTGGAGACGCACGTTTGTTACTGGAGGGTGAAGGAGGGGCAGGAAGGGAAATTCGCGATAGGGAGCGGGTTCCCGACATTCGCGAGCTTCCAGAAAGATATTTACGTCTACGGCACGCCAACGTTGGAGTTTCCGGGGCTGATTAAGGTTGGTGTGCACGGGGGGGAGCCGTGCGACCCGGATAAGAGGCCGTGGGGAGCAGCGGTGATGATGGAAAAACTCAAAGAATGGGTGGAGTTTACGTTCAAGGGGATGGTTGAATCCACTGAGCCCGTCATCAAACAGTCTTGCATCTACTCCATGACGCCAGATGAGGATTTCCTCATTGATTTCTTGGGTGGGGACTTTGGGAAGGATGTGGTTCTTGGAGCCGGCTTTTCTGGTCACGGCTTCAAGATGGCTCCGGTTATTGGCAGGATATTGACGGACCTTGCTGTCCATGGGGAAACTAAATCCCATGATATCAGTTACTTTAGGATTGCAAGGTTCCGTATAACCTCTATGATTTAG